The Paraburkholderia sp. PREW-6R genomic interval TGCCAGCGCGCGAGCCACGTCAGGCGCTTTACGAGTCGACCCAGGGGACGGATGGTCAGCACGATCAGCGTCGTGTAAAGCGCGCTCATCGCGACGAAAACCAGCCCGAGCGTCGTGAACTGCAAAAAAGTGGAGCCGTGCTCCGGACGCACGAATTGCGGCAGGAACGCGAGAAAAAACAAAGCGGTCTTGGGGTTGAGCACTTCGGCGGGAATGGCCTGCAGGAAGGCCTTCGACGCGGACACCGGCGGCACCGCCGGCATCTGCGCGCTGGCCTGTTTCTCGCGCAACGCGCGAACACCCAGATACACCAGATAGGCTGCACCAACGAATTTCACCGCATTGAACGCCAGCGCGGACGTCATCAACAGCGCCGACAGGCCAACCGATGCGCCGAGCGTGTGAATGAAGTCACCCACGGCAATGCCGAGTCCCGTGAGAATGCCGGCCTTGCGCCCGCCGTGCACCGTACGCGTCAACACCAGCAGCACGGCCGGCCCCGGAATCAGGAAGAGTCCGAGCACGACTGCCACGAAAGTCCCCAAAGTCGAAAAATCAGGCATGTTGTCTCCAGGATGACGTGCACAGTCGGCGAAGCGCAGGCACAGCGTGGTCAAAGGCCGCGCTTTAGCGTTCGATTGTAGACGAACAGGTGATTTGAGATTGAGCGCGCCGTCGATCCGTTACCATGACGGAACCGGACAGCGCGTGATCGACGTAGTCCG includes:
- a CDS encoding LysE family translocator — translated: MPDFSTLGTFVAVVLGLFLIPGPAVLLVLTRTVHGGRKAGILTGLGIAVGDFIHTLGASVGLSALLMTSALAFNAVKFVGAAYLVYLGVRALREKQASAQMPAVPPVSASKAFLQAIPAEVLNPKTALFFLAFLPQFVRPEHGSTFLQFTTLGLVFVAMSALYTTLIVLTIRPLGRLVKRLTWLARWQNKIIGVLFISLGLRVAAQTR